One window of Quercus robur chromosome 12, dhQueRobu3.1, whole genome shotgun sequence genomic DNA carries:
- the LOC126708585 gene encoding transcription initiation factor IIE subunit beta-like, with product MALQEKLDRFKKQQEKCQSTLTSIAASNKVTSHKFTPAPAAPSVSARAPAPAVKFSNDTERLQHINSIRKAPVGAQIKRVIDLLLETRLAYTPEQINDAVYVDINSNKAVFDSLRNNLKVHYDGKRFSYKSKHDLKDKSQLLYLVRKFPEGIAVIDLKDAYPTVMEDLQALKAAGQIWLLSNFDSQEDIAYPNDPRVPIKVDDDLKLLFRGIELPRDMIDIERDLQKNGMKPATNTAQRRARSEVQGMSSKPKPKKKKHEITKRTKLTNAHLPELFRNLTDNKS from the exons ATGGCATTACAAGAGAAATTAGATAGATTCAAGAAGCAGCAAGAGAAGTGCCAGTCAACCCTCACAAGCATTGCTGCATCTAATAAGGTGACAAGTCATAAATTTACGCCAGCACCAGCAGCACCGTCAGTCAGTGCAAGAGCCCCCGCTCCTGCtgtcaaattttcaaatgataCAGAGAGACTTCAACATATCAACAGTATCCGGAAAGCCCCTGTAGGAGCCCAAATCAAGCGTGTTATAGATCTCCTGCTGGAG ACAAGGCTAGCCTATACACCTGAACAAATAAATGATGCCGTTTATGTTGATATCAATTCCAACAAAGCTGTATTTGATAGTTTGAGGAATAACCTGAAAGTCCACTATGATGGAAAACGTTTCTCTTACAAG TCCAAGCATGATTTGAAGGACAAGAGCCAGCTTCTTTACTTAGTAAGGAAATTTCCAGAGGGCATTGCTGTCATTGATCTTAAGGATGCTTATCCAACTGTGATGGAAGACTTGCAG GCATTGAAAGCTGCTGGTCAGATTTGGCTGCTATCAAACTTTGATTCACAGGAAGACATTGCCTACCCAAATGACCCCAGGGTACCCATCAAGGTGGATGATGACCTTAAACTGCTGTTTCGGGGGATTGAATTGCCTCGTGATATGATTGACATTGAAAGGGATCTCCAGAAGAATGGGATGAAGCCTGCCACCAACACTGCTCAGAGGAGAGCCAGGTCAGAGGTTCAAGGCATGTCCTCCaagcccaagccaaagaagaagaagcacgAGATCACCAAGAGGACAAAGCTGACCAATGCCCATCTTCCAGAGCTTTTCCGGAACCTTACTGACAATAAATCTTGA
- the LOC126709313 gene encoding stress-response A/B barrel domain-containing protein UP3 isoform X1 has product MLIQAPTPSPTSTSTFLIHQPLFPRSASLNVSRVNGVMNTWSSRRELSRRIVVSAADDQSNSTANSERKRKVVEHICLLKTKENLTDEEEKDMLDYLYTTQYQMRGIVAISLGRISEENLENYTHAVYMRFQIKEDLAKFYENPFYLGVLKKHVMPYCHGLINVDYEAEVEDDILPIFRKGEEFNYGVEFVLLISFVDNAFGVPVQHALASLARLTHGFPSLIVQSTQGLNCNPSNKEFTHGVVIRFRSLEAFEIFVGSSEYKEMWRSEFQPITQKTLSIHFSVDPLGTEIM; this is encoded by the exons ATGCTGATTCAAGCTCCAACCCCGTCTCCCACTTCCACTTCCACTTTTCTCATCCACCAACCATTATTCCCGCGCTCCGCTTCTTTAAACG TTTCTCGAGTGAATGGAGTGATGAACACGTGGTCTTCAAGGCGGGAACTGAGTCGGCGAATTGTGGTTTCCGCTGCTGACGACCAAAGTAACTCAACCGCCAATTCCGAGCGGAAAAG AAAAGTTGTGGAACATATATGTCTGCTCAAAACCAAGGAGAATTTAACTGATGAGGAAGAGAAGGATATGTTGGATTATCTCTATACAACCCAATATCAAATGAGAGGCATTGTTGCAATATCATTAG GACGTATCTCagaagaaaatcttgaaaattacACCCATGCTGTCTACATGCGTttccaaataaaagaagatcTTGCAAAGTTTTATGAGAACCCTTTCTACTTGGGAGTTCTCAAAAAGCATGTTATGCCTTACTGTCAT GGTCTAATCAATGTGGATTACGAAGCTGAAGTAGAAGATGATATCCTTCCCATCTTTAGGAAAGGAGAG GAGTTCAATTATGGTGTAGAGTTTGTGCTTTTGATTTCATTTGTTGATAATGCATTTGGTGTACCTGTACAACATGCATTGGCTTCTCTGGCGAGGCTGACACATGGATTTCCGTCATTAATTGTCCAATCTACTCAAG GTTTGAATTGTAATCCCAGCAATAAGGAATTTACACATGGAGTAGTGATACGATTTCGGTCCC TCGAGGCCTTTGAGATATTTGTGGGCAGCTCAGAATACAAAGAA ATGTGGAGGTCTGAGTTCCAGCCAATCACCCAGAAAACACTTTCTATTCATTTTTCTGTTGATCCACTGGGCACTGAGATCATGTAG
- the LOC126709313 gene encoding uncharacterized protein LOC126709313 isoform X3: MLIQAPTPSPTSTSTFLIHQPLFPRSASLNVSRVNGVMNTWSSRRELSRRIVVSAADDQSNSTANSERKRKVVEHICLLKTKENLTDEEEKDMLDYLYTTQYQMRGIVAISLGRISEENLENYTHAVYMRFQIKEDLAKFYENPFYLGVLKKHVMPYCHGLINVDYEAEVEDDILPIFRKGEEFNYGVEFVLLISFVDNAFGVPVQHALASLARLTHGFPSLIVQSTQGLNCNPSNKEFTHGVVIRFRRGL, translated from the exons ATGCTGATTCAAGCTCCAACCCCGTCTCCCACTTCCACTTCCACTTTTCTCATCCACCAACCATTATTCCCGCGCTCCGCTTCTTTAAACG TTTCTCGAGTGAATGGAGTGATGAACACGTGGTCTTCAAGGCGGGAACTGAGTCGGCGAATTGTGGTTTCCGCTGCTGACGACCAAAGTAACTCAACCGCCAATTCCGAGCGGAAAAG AAAAGTTGTGGAACATATATGTCTGCTCAAAACCAAGGAGAATTTAACTGATGAGGAAGAGAAGGATATGTTGGATTATCTCTATACAACCCAATATCAAATGAGAGGCATTGTTGCAATATCATTAG GACGTATCTCagaagaaaatcttgaaaattacACCCATGCTGTCTACATGCGTttccaaataaaagaagatcTTGCAAAGTTTTATGAGAACCCTTTCTACTTGGGAGTTCTCAAAAAGCATGTTATGCCTTACTGTCAT GGTCTAATCAATGTGGATTACGAAGCTGAAGTAGAAGATGATATCCTTCCCATCTTTAGGAAAGGAGAG GAGTTCAATTATGGTGTAGAGTTTGTGCTTTTGATTTCATTTGTTGATAATGCATTTGGTGTACCTGTACAACATGCATTGGCTTCTCTGGCGAGGCTGACACATGGATTTCCGTCATTAATTGTCCAATCTACTCAAG GTTTGAATTGTAATCCCAGCAATAAGGAATTTACACATGGAGTAGTGATACGATTTCG TCGAGGCCTTTGA
- the LOC126709313 gene encoding uncharacterized protein LOC126709313 isoform X2 — MLIQAPTPSPTSTSTFLIHQPLFPRSASLNVSRVNGVMNTWSSRRELSRRIVVSAADDQSNSTANSERKRKVVEHICLLKTKENLTDEEEKDMLDYLYTTQYQMRGIVAISLGRISEENLENYTHAVYMRFQIKEDLAKFYENPFYLGVLKKHVMPYCHGLINVDYEAEVEDDILPIFRKGEEFNYGVEFVLLISFVDNAFGVPVQHALASLARLTHGFPSLIVQSTQVEAFEIFVGSSEYKEMWRSEFQPITQKTLSIHFSVDPLGTEIM; from the exons ATGCTGATTCAAGCTCCAACCCCGTCTCCCACTTCCACTTCCACTTTTCTCATCCACCAACCATTATTCCCGCGCTCCGCTTCTTTAAACG TTTCTCGAGTGAATGGAGTGATGAACACGTGGTCTTCAAGGCGGGAACTGAGTCGGCGAATTGTGGTTTCCGCTGCTGACGACCAAAGTAACTCAACCGCCAATTCCGAGCGGAAAAG AAAAGTTGTGGAACATATATGTCTGCTCAAAACCAAGGAGAATTTAACTGATGAGGAAGAGAAGGATATGTTGGATTATCTCTATACAACCCAATATCAAATGAGAGGCATTGTTGCAATATCATTAG GACGTATCTCagaagaaaatcttgaaaattacACCCATGCTGTCTACATGCGTttccaaataaaagaagatcTTGCAAAGTTTTATGAGAACCCTTTCTACTTGGGAGTTCTCAAAAAGCATGTTATGCCTTACTGTCAT GGTCTAATCAATGTGGATTACGAAGCTGAAGTAGAAGATGATATCCTTCCCATCTTTAGGAAAGGAGAG GAGTTCAATTATGGTGTAGAGTTTGTGCTTTTGATTTCATTTGTTGATAATGCATTTGGTGTACCTGTACAACATGCATTGGCTTCTCTGGCGAGGCTGACACATGGATTTCCGTCATTAATTGTCCAATCTACTCAAG TCGAGGCCTTTGAGATATTTGTGGGCAGCTCAGAATACAAAGAA ATGTGGAGGTCTGAGTTCCAGCCAATCACCCAGAAAACACTTTCTATTCATTTTTCTGTTGATCCACTGGGCACTGAGATCATGTAG